Proteins encoded in a region of the Roseateles sp. SL47 genome:
- the recQ gene encoding DNA helicase RecQ yields the protein MSPPKHHPAPIHILQEVFGYNAFRGQQAAIVEHVTDGGDALVLMPTGGGKSLCYQVPAIVRQRAGHGVTVVVSPLIALMHDQVGALEEAGVHAAFLNSSQSLEEAQAIEREMLAGRLSLLYAAPERLNTPRFLAQLTSLHERGLLSLFAIDEAHCVSQWGHDFRSEYLSLSLLHERFPDVPRIALTATADDITRADIIERLQLQDARVFIASFDRPNIRYLIVEKDKPKEQLLRFIQDDHDGEAGVVYCQSRKKVEDTAEWLRAEGVSALPYHAGMDSDIRKRHQDRFLREDGIVMVATVAFGMGIDKPDVRFVAHLDLPKNIEGYYQETGRAGRDGAPAQAWMAYGLADVVNQRRMIDESPSTEEFKQVQRGKLDALLALAEATDCRRQRLLSYFGEQSEPCGNCDNCLNPPATWDATEAARMALSCIYRFRQNGGQRFGAGHLIDVLRGKDTDKVRQYGHQHLSTWAIGAQLSEQQWRAVLRQLIALGHVVSEGEFHTLSLNESARAVLKGEVELLLRQPTAPARKGKTSRSGTGGRRAVLADPDLSPDAQHRFDSLKAWRAEVAREHGLPAYVIFQNVTLAEMARQHPRSLDELAGISGVGAKKLEAYGEDLLRVLDTR from the coding sequence ATGAGTCCGCCGAAGCATCATCCCGCCCCGATCCACATCCTGCAAGAGGTGTTCGGCTACAACGCGTTCCGCGGCCAGCAGGCCGCGATCGTGGAGCACGTGACCGACGGCGGCGACGCGCTGGTGCTGATGCCCACCGGCGGTGGCAAAAGCCTCTGCTATCAGGTGCCGGCCATCGTCCGCCAGCGGGCCGGCCATGGCGTCACCGTGGTGGTCAGTCCGCTGATCGCCCTGATGCACGACCAGGTGGGCGCGCTGGAAGAAGCCGGCGTCCATGCCGCCTTCCTGAATTCCAGCCAGTCTCTGGAAGAGGCCCAGGCCATCGAACGGGAAATGCTGGCCGGGCGGCTGTCACTGCTGTACGCCGCGCCGGAACGGCTCAACACCCCGCGTTTCCTGGCGCAGCTGACGTCGCTGCATGAGCGCGGGCTGCTCAGCCTGTTTGCCATCGACGAGGCCCACTGCGTGAGCCAATGGGGCCATGACTTCCGCAGCGAATATCTGTCGCTGAGCCTGCTGCATGAGCGTTTCCCGGACGTGCCGCGCATCGCGCTCACGGCCACGGCAGACGACATCACCCGTGCCGACATCATCGAGCGGCTGCAGCTGCAGGACGCCCGCGTCTTCATCGCCAGTTTCGACCGGCCCAACATCCGCTATCTGATCGTCGAGAAGGACAAGCCGAAGGAGCAGTTGCTCCGCTTCATCCAGGACGATCACGACGGCGAGGCCGGTGTGGTTTACTGCCAGAGCCGCAAGAAGGTGGAGGACACCGCCGAGTGGCTGCGCGCCGAGGGGGTGTCCGCCCTGCCCTATCACGCAGGCATGGACAGCGACATCCGCAAGCGCCACCAGGACCGTTTCCTGCGCGAGGACGGCATTGTGATGGTCGCCACCGTCGCCTTTGGCATGGGCATCGACAAACCCGACGTGCGCTTCGTGGCCCATCTGGATTTGCCGAAGAACATCGAAGGGTATTACCAGGAGACGGGCCGCGCAGGCCGCGATGGCGCCCCGGCGCAGGCCTGGATGGCTTATGGGCTGGCGGACGTGGTCAACCAGCGGCGCATGATCGACGAGAGCCCCTCCACCGAGGAGTTCAAGCAGGTGCAGCGCGGCAAACTGGATGCGCTGCTGGCCCTGGCGGAAGCCACCGATTGCCGGCGACAGCGGCTGCTGTCGTATTTCGGGGAGCAGAGCGAGCCTTGCGGCAACTGCGACAACTGCCTGAATCCGCCCGCCACCTGGGATGCAACCGAAGCGGCGCGGATGGCGTTGTCCTGCATCTATCGCTTCCGCCAGAACGGCGGGCAGCGTTTCGGCGCCGGGCATCTGATTGATGTGCTGCGCGGCAAGGACACGGACAAAGTGCGGCAGTACGGCCATCAGCATCTGTCCACCTGGGCCATCGGCGCCCAGTTGAGCGAGCAGCAGTGGCGGGCGGTGCTGCGCCAGCTGATTGCGCTGGGGCATGTGGTCAGCGAGGGCGAGTTTCACACGCTGTCGCTCAACGAATCCGCCCGGGCGGTGTTGAAGGGGGAGGTGGAGCTGCTGCTGCGCCAGCCGACCGCTCCGGCCCGCAAGGGCAAGACCAGCCGCAGTGGCACTGGCGGAAGGCGGGCGGTACTGGCGGACCCGGACCTGTCGCCGGATGCCCAGCATCGCTTCGATTCGCTCAAGGCCTGGCGCGCGGAAGTGGCGCGGGAGCATGGCCTGCCCGCCTATGTGATCTTCCAGAACGTCACACTGGCCGAAATGGCCCGGCAGCATCCGCGCTCGCTGGACGAGCTGGCGGGCATCAGCGGCGTCGGCGCCAAGAAACTCGAAGCCTATGGCGAGGACCTGCTGCGGGTGCTGGACACGCGTTGA
- a CDS encoding DUF3772 domain-containing protein, with protein MMPSATRRCSRLLAPLRTLLLLTLLATLLGATPRLQAQTPDNAPPDPAQLLEAARKDMDAVRATQDDNLDEAGTLQLRKRALSAQTQAQEAAAALTPELEDVQARLAQLGKPADGVKESADVAKQRAELMAAVSKLDSQIKLARLMAVEAEQAAATALDNRRSQLGARLGERVDALAGVHFWRTLARDGPQDLRRLQEFGGEMAQRLRGVSPGQWWGLAAAVVVLLLLHVGLQRGVAYLSSHRVAPGRLRRSLYACGVLLTRTLTPGLIGHAAVLVLSLEDTSTARLDSWLHHAEAIVWFGAFVYGLAVALLMPRKPSWRLPPIPDTTTARLAWFPSTFALSVVLSWISIRLATALQASDVMLGTVSAGSALLFILVLSAALWRAQRKGVDAAEAREETREETREEAREQRGKEGASYSPSEPPPSLPLWLSLLRSALWVVLAGALVALLIGFVGLGSFVVNQLVWGLIVLSAAYLIAAVVDDLCMWLLKRSLWAAEAGASGHDSTAPASGGSAPASAAASVTTTAARTRAQAAVLLSGVTRVLVGLFALVLLLAPFGEGPLELFARAGRVQEGLSIGELSLRPMALLQGLLVLVLGLLAVRLLKQWLSDRYMPTTRMDGGMRMSVTTLFGYVGMVAVIAAAMSAVGVGLERVAWVASALSVGIGFGLQAVVQNFVSGLILLAERPVKVGDWVALSGVEGDIRRINVRATEIQMGDRSTVIVPNSEFITKIVRNVTYGESLGMVQFKLPMPLATDTTRARALILEAFRAHPSVLSSPAPNVQMDGIDAAGTQLVLNASGFVDSPRAAYGVKSDLLFDVLNRLRLAGLLAGQTSVPAQEAPDPAS; from the coding sequence ATGATGCCTTCTGCCACCCGCCGCTGCAGCCGCTTGCTGGCGCCGCTACGTACCCTGCTGCTGCTGACGCTCCTGGCCACCCTGCTGGGAGCAACGCCCCGCCTGCAGGCCCAGACACCCGACAACGCACCACCGGACCCCGCCCAGCTGCTTGAAGCCGCCCGCAAGGACATGGACGCGGTACGTGCCACCCAGGACGACAACCTGGATGAAGCCGGCACGCTGCAGCTCCGCAAGCGGGCGCTGTCGGCCCAGACCCAGGCGCAGGAGGCCGCTGCGGCGCTGACCCCTGAACTGGAGGACGTGCAGGCCCGCCTGGCCCAGCTTGGCAAGCCGGCGGATGGGGTCAAGGAATCCGCCGACGTGGCCAAGCAACGGGCCGAGCTGATGGCCGCCGTGTCCAAGCTGGATTCGCAGATCAAGCTGGCGCGGCTCATGGCGGTGGAGGCGGAGCAGGCTGCTGCCACCGCGCTGGACAACCGCCGGTCGCAACTGGGGGCCCGCCTGGGCGAGCGGGTCGATGCCCTGGCCGGGGTGCATTTCTGGCGCACCCTGGCGCGTGATGGCCCCCAGGATCTGCGTCGTCTCCAGGAATTCGGCGGCGAGATGGCGCAGCGGCTACGAGGCGTGTCCCCCGGCCAATGGTGGGGCCTGGCCGCTGCGGTGGTGGTGTTGCTGCTGTTGCATGTGGGATTGCAGCGCGGGGTGGCCTATCTGAGCTCCCACCGTGTGGCGCCGGGGCGGCTGAGGCGCTCCCTCTATGCCTGCGGGGTGCTGCTGACCCGCACGCTGACGCCGGGGCTGATCGGCCACGCGGCGGTGCTGGTCCTAAGCCTGGAGGACACCTCCACCGCACGGCTGGACAGCTGGCTGCACCATGCCGAGGCCATCGTCTGGTTCGGCGCCTTTGTGTATGGGCTGGCCGTTGCACTGCTGATGCCACGCAAGCCGTCCTGGCGGCTGCCCCCGATTCCGGACACCACCACCGCGCGGCTGGCTTGGTTTCCGTCCACCTTTGCCCTGTCGGTGGTTTTGAGCTGGATCTCCATCCGCCTGGCGACAGCCCTGCAGGCCAGTGACGTCATGCTGGGGACGGTGAGCGCAGGTTCCGCCCTGCTGTTCATCCTGGTGCTGTCGGCGGCGCTCTGGCGGGCGCAGCGCAAGGGCGTGGACGCGGCCGAGGCCCGGGAGGAAACCAGGGAGGAAACCAGGGAGGAAGCCCGGGAGCAGCGCGGCAAGGAGGGGGCCTCCTACTCGCCCTCCGAGCCACCGCCGAGTTTGCCGCTGTGGCTGTCGCTGTTGCGCTCCGCCCTCTGGGTGGTGTTGGCCGGTGCGCTGGTGGCGCTGCTGATCGGTTTTGTTGGCCTGGGCAGTTTTGTGGTGAATCAGCTGGTGTGGGGCTTGATCGTGCTCAGCGCTGCCTACCTGATCGCCGCCGTCGTTGACGATCTCTGCATGTGGCTGCTCAAGCGCAGCCTGTGGGCGGCGGAAGCCGGCGCATCCGGCCACGACTCGACCGCGCCAGCTTCAGGCGGATCGGCGCCCGCCTCCGCCGCCGCATCCGTGACCACCACCGCCGCCCGCACCCGGGCCCAGGCCGCCGTGCTGCTGTCCGGGGTCACCCGCGTGCTGGTGGGGCTGTTTGCCCTGGTGCTGCTGCTGGCGCCCTTCGGCGAGGGCCCACTGGAGCTGTTTGCCCGTGCCGGCCGGGTGCAGGAAGGCCTGTCCATCGGCGAGTTGAGCCTCAGGCCGATGGCCCTGTTGCAAGGCCTGCTGGTGCTGGTGCTGGGCCTGCTGGCGGTGCGGCTGCTCAAGCAGTGGTTGTCCGACCGCTACATGCCCACCACCCGCATGGACGGTGGCATGCGGATGTCGGTCACCACCCTCTTCGGTTATGTGGGCATGGTGGCGGTGATTGCAGCCGCCATGTCGGCGGTGGGGGTGGGGCTGGAACGGGTGGCCTGGGTGGCGAGTGCGCTGTCGGTCGGCATCGGTTTTGGCCTGCAGGCGGTGGTGCAGAACTTTGTGTCCGGCTTGATTTTGCTGGCAGAGCGGCCGGTCAAGGTGGGGGATTGGGTGGCGCTGTCCGGCGTGGAGGGAGACATCCGCCGCATCAATGTGCGGGCCACCGAAATCCAGATGGGTGACCGCTCCACCGTCATCGTCCCGAATTCGGAATTCATCACCAAGATTGTCCGCAACGTCACTTATGGGGAGTCGCTGGGCATGGTGCAGTTCAAGCTGCCGATGCCGCTGGCGACCGACACCACGCGAGCGCGGGCGCTCATTCTGGAAGCCTTCCGGGCGCATCCCAGTGTGCTGAGCTCACCGGCGCCCAATGTGCAGATGGATGGCATTGATGCCGCCGGCACCCAGCTGGTTCTGAATGCCAGCGGATTTGTGGATTCCCCGCGCGCGGCTTATGGCGTGAAAAGCGACCTGCTGTTTGATGTGCTCAACCGCCTGCGCCTGGCCGGCCTGCTGGCGGGTCAAACGTCGGTGCCGGCTCAGGAGGCGCCTGACCCGGCAAGCTGA
- a CDS encoding sensor domain-containing diguanylate cyclase, with translation MIAPPLPTNEDARVATLRVLQILDTDPDERFDRITRMARRIFQVPIALVSLVDADRLWFKSSQGLDLREAPRDTSFCGHAILADDILLIPDALLDPRFADNPIVTGPPHVRFYAGCPVRSPSGHRLGTLCLIDPMPRGFDADDQATLRDMAHMVEQQFASLYAAMVDELTGLANRRGFESQAGHVLALCQRNDWPATLLFFDLDRFKQVNEHYGHAEGDWALKAFADLLRFCLRASDVVARTGGDEFVALLSGTAIAEKDRALERLDTQLKALTLRAQRGYALEFSVGSAAMGAGQPLELEELLAQADAAMDEHKQLRRRAA, from the coding sequence ATGATTGCTCCCCCCTTGCCCACCAATGAGGACGCCCGTGTGGCCACCTTGCGGGTGCTCCAGATTCTGGACACCGACCCGGATGAGCGATTCGATCGCATCACCCGGATGGCGCGGCGCATCTTTCAGGTGCCGATTGCGCTGGTCAGCCTGGTGGATGCGGACCGTCTCTGGTTCAAATCCTCGCAGGGCCTGGACCTCCGCGAGGCGCCGCGAGACACTTCCTTTTGCGGCCACGCCATCCTGGCGGATGACATCCTGCTGATCCCGGATGCCCTGCTGGACCCGCGTTTTGCCGACAACCCGATCGTGACCGGCCCCCCGCACGTTCGTTTCTACGCGGGTTGTCCGGTTCGTTCGCCCTCCGGACATCGTTTGGGTACCTTGTGCCTCATCGACCCCATGCCGCGAGGTTTTGATGCGGACGATCAGGCCACGCTGCGCGACATGGCGCACATGGTGGAACAGCAGTTTGCGTCGCTGTATGCGGCGATGGTGGACGAGCTGACCGGGCTGGCCAACCGGCGTGGCTTTGAATCGCAGGCGGGGCACGTGCTGGCCCTGTGCCAGCGCAATGACTGGCCGGCCACCTTGCTGTTCTTTGATCTGGACCGCTTCAAGCAGGTGAACGAGCACTACGGGCATGCGGAAGGTGACTGGGCCCTGAAGGCGTTTGCCGACCTGCTGCGTTTCTGCCTGCGGGCATCGGACGTGGTGGCGCGCACCGGCGGGGACGAATTCGTGGCCTTGCTAAGCGGCACCGCGATTGCGGAGAAAGATCGTGCGCTGGAGCGGCTGGACACCCAGCTCAAGGCGCTGACGCTACGGGCGCAGCGGGGCTATGCGCTGGAATTCAGCGTGGGGAGCGCGGCGATGGGAGCCGGGCAGCCGTTGGAGCTGGAAGAACTGCTGGCTCAGGCGGATGCGGCCATGGATGAGCATAAGCAGCTGCGACGGCGGGCGGCTTGA